GCGACTGATCATCGATAAAAGCGTACTTTTCCCTGCACCGTTAGGTCCGATAAAAGAAGTAATGGTCCCCTTGTTAATTTGGAGGGAAACTTCATCGACGACCCGTTTATCTGCATACTTTTTAGAAACATTTCTTACCTCTATCACGACTTATTCTCCTTTAACAGAAGATATATAAAGTATGCTCCCCCAATAAAGTTGATAATGACACTTAACGTGGTGGAGAATGTAAATACCTTCTCAACAATGAACTGTCCTCCGATTAGTGCGATGATGCTAATTAATATAGAACCAAAGATCAAGTACTTATGTTGATATGTTTTGAGAAATTGATGAGCCACATTGACTACCAGAAGTCCTAAGAAAGTAATCGGACCGACTAATGCCGTTGCGATAGACATCAGTATGGCTACGACAACAAGCAATCTTTTGACAACATAATCGTAATTCACACCTAGATTGACAGCCTGATCTCGTCCTAACGAAATGACATCTAGATACTTAATGAATTGCAAGAAATACACAGTAACGCCAATGACCGCAATGATCGATATGATTAACAAATCTGAATTGATGTTGTTGAAGCTAGCGAACATTTTGTCCTGCAGCATCATAAATTCATTAGGATCAATGAGCACCTCCATAAAGGAAGAGACACTTCCAAAGAATGTCCCGAGTATCATACCAATCAATAACAGAAAGTAAATATTTCTGTGACCTTCTTTGCGGAATAGAATCTTGTAGAACACACCTGAGAACCCCACCATTAACAATACTGAGATCATAAAATTAATATTCCGGTCCGCTGATGTTAGATGGGAGGATCCAAAAGCATAAATGACAAAGGTCTGAAACAACATATATAACGAATCCAAACCTAGAATGCTAGGTGTCAATATACGATTGTTCGTAATCGTCTGAAACACAATAGTAGAGAAGGCAATTGCGCCACCTGTAAGAACCATAGCTAGAATCTTCTTCCCTCTCCTTGGAAGAACATAATCCCAGTGACCACCCACGTCATACAAAAGGAATAACGCAATAAGTGCTATCACAATAACGAATAAAAAACTAAGCTTAACCTTCATTATGCATATGCCTTTCTTCTCATAAGTAAGTAAATAAAGATCCCGCTTCCTATAACGCCAACAGTCAGACCAATGGATATTTCATAGGGATATATAATAAGTCGACCTAGGATGTCACAGAATAGAAGGAATACCGCACCTAATAACGCGGTATGTGAGAGACTCTTTTTCAGATTGTCTCCTTGATAGATCGTTACAATATTCGGAACAATCAGCCCCAAGAAGGGAATCATGCCGACCGTTAGTATAACGATTGAGGACACAGCCGCTACAATGACAAGCCCTATATTTACGACTTGCTTATAATTTAAACCTAAATTCTTAGCGAAATCCTCACCCATACCGGCAATAGTGAACCGATTAGCAAATATGTAAGCAATAATGACGAGCGGAATACTGATATATAACATTTCATATCGGCCCTTCAAGATCACTGAGAAATCCCCCTGCAACCATGAAGCCATATTCTGAATGAGATCATTCTTATAGGCAAAAAATGTCGTGATCGAGCCCACTACATTCCCGAACATAATACCTACCAGCGGGATAAAAATAGCATCTTTATATTTCACCTTGTCAAGAATCTTCATAAAGATAAATGTACCTAGAAGTGCAAATACAAATGCGACTAACATTTTTTGGATCGATGTAGCATTAGAGAACACCATCATGGCGACTAGAATTCCGAACCTTGCGGAATCCATCGTTCCTGCTGTGGTTGGCGAAACAAACTTATTACGGGTCAATTGTTGCATAATTAATCCGACAATACTCATACTCATTCCAGCTATGATAATACTGATTAGACGAGGAACTCGACTAATGACCAACGTTTGAATCTGGTCTTCTGTTAAATGGAAGATTTCCATTGGAGAAATGTCTTTGACCCCAATGAAGATCGAAATAAATGAAAAAACAACAAGTGTAATAAGCAAATATCTCTTTTTCATAGTTCTTCCTTACTCTTCCTGAAGTGTAGTGTTAGTGAGTCTCAATCAATAACGATATTCATTATCAATAAAACAACAAATTTAATTATACTATTATACTCAGTATTGTCAATTGTAAACCCTTAGAGTATTGAATATTTGTAGAGCAATCACACTTTTTTATCTGATTTAGTAATAAAAATCTGCATGATTAGACACATTAACTTAAAAGCTCCCTCAATTTGATGAGTGAATGGAGTAGCTCTTCATTCTATAATCGAGGTTGCACTATAATAGTAATGGAGTGTTCGTAAACATGCTGAAGCCAACCCAATACCTAAAGAAACGCCCCCTAATAGTAGTTACTTGTATCATTCTGCTACTATGTATCTCTTGTAGTAAGACTACTAAGAAACAAGACACCACCCCTTCTGCAAATGCCGCAGGAACGTTTACCGATCAAGTCCTATACACTGATTATTCAGGAAAAACTTGGATACCGTTACAGCATGCCGCTCAATCACTCGGTCTTCGTATCAAGGATTCTGGGAACGCTGTACAAATGGGTTATACCGATCCCATGTATCAGGCCACCCTTGGACAAAAAAAGGCCTCCTCATTAGGGACAAGCATCCAATTGAAAGAAGTACCTATCCGTTGGAAAGGACATTTATATGTTACACCCGAGTCCCTCTCGCAATTGCTTCATACGGATGTTAAATGGAACCAAAGATATCACCAGATAGAAATTTCACCTCTTCATGATGTGGCCTCACCGAGTAAAATCCAACAGAAATCCTTAACGATTGCTAGCACATCAGGGGATATGAGTGAACTTATTGCATATGCCAAAACATTCTTGGGAGTCCCCTATGAATTTGGAGCGGAACCGTATGAACAATCCAAGACCTTTGATTGCTCCTCATTCACTCGACATGTATTCAAAAAATTCAATAAAGACTTGCCTAGACTGGCTAGAGACCAAGGAAAAGAAGGAACTTCAATCACACGGGACAACCTAAGCCCTGGGGATTTAATATTTTTCACCGTTCCTAACCGCTTCAAAAATAACAACATTCCAGGTCATGTGGGAATTTATATGGGAGAAGGGAAGTTTATTCATACATGGGGAGAACCAGGGGTACAGATCAGTGAATTGGATTCCGGCCACTGGAAAGAAGTGATTCTTTTTATGCGGCGTGTCACATAATGGTCCTAATATTTATGGCTGATGACCATTCAAGACTCATGAATTAGGCCATTGATGGAGATAGTATGAATAGTAAATATGAGGAGGCTAGAACCCATGGATAGTACACATGAATTCGTAAAGAAGTTACATGATACGCAGGCTAAAGAGGAACGTAATAAGGAACATCAAGGCAAAGGAACCCCAAGTGACAAATTATCCAACAAGAAGCACAGTACCAATAAATAGATAAACCATGACGGTATCGTTTCTTAATTATGGAGACGATGCCGTTGTTTAGTTTATGGTTCATAACATCCCTATAAGCTCTTTAGTTCGACTTGAATTTGTCATTTTATCGTTTTGATTGTTTATATATTCAATCTTTTCCTTTTGGAATTTCTTCATGTATACGTTTATTATTCGATCAAGTTGTACCGACTTTACCAAGATTCGCTGATCTCTAACACCATATATACTTGCTAGAGTATTTAATTCACTTCGCTTACTCTCTATCAATTTGTATATTGTGATTGGATTCAATAGTTTCCCCTCCTTTTTTCAACTAAATATTAATATAAGTTACCAAATTGTTACTTTTTCGTTTATAGATTTTTTTAATTATTGTACCACCCATACTATGCTGTTCTCCCTTCTATAACCGCATAAAAAGAGCCGTCGAAAGAATTCCGAACGGCTTTTTGGATATTTAATTATGTAACAGTAAGAAGTATTATAATCCGTGTCCAGCACCATGATCTAATACTTCAAACGTATGAGAGCCACTAGGTTGTACAGTATGAGTTCCTCCAAATTGTCCAATCGAAATAACGCCACTTAAACTAATTACTAGAATTAACGAAGCCACCAAAGTTTTCATAATTACATCCTCCTTTTATAATTCTGTTATACTCTTCTAGCTCTTCTTTAGAGGCTAACCTCCTGTAATTGTCAAACAATGACATAGAAGCTATTATTCCTCCTTTTTTATTTATATTAGCATAAATTGTAAAACTTTGTAAAGAACTTCTTATCCCTTCTCTGTATCTTTTATTACCAAATTGATATAGTGCAATTTGATAACAAAGATTTGCACATCGTATCCTATTAGATACATCAGTATAACCATTGCTTAAGTCTGAGAAAGGATCCTTCTCATACTCTTGAATAGCGTCGTTAAACTGCTCCAGAATATCGTCTACAGAGAAGCCATGTTGGTTCGCCGATTCCATAATGGTTAGAAGACCAGGCAGAACCTCTTGCGAATGATCCTGCAACAGTTGTGTATATTCCGGAAGAATACTAACATTACCCATAAGAATCTTTAACGTGTACGTGTTGGCTATCGCCCACACACGGAATTTCTCCACTAATAGTTGTCCTTGTTGATCTGATACTTCTACCCAACTTAAGTCCGCATATGCAGCCACATACTTCATGGCTTCCTCGTAGCGTCCTAGATGTTCTAACGCTGATCCCTTCATCAAATAACCGTAACCGTAATAACCCACCAACGGCTTTTCTGTATTTAACCTCTCATAGGGCCTCTTTCCTAAACGTCTACTTTTCTCACTCTGTAAAACGATGTTAGAGAGAACGATTAGTTCATCCGCATAATACTCGATTTTCTCCCATTTATTCATAGAGTAATAAATATTCAATATTTTATACAAAGCATCTAACTGGTAATTCTCGGGTAGTCTCTTACGATAAGCAATAAACTGAAGTGTGACCTCCATATTAAGCTCTGCATCAAGCCCAAGAGAAGCTCTAAATATGCGATATTGGCTAATCGCTAGCCTCTCAGAATGTTGATACTTCTCATGCTCCGAGACACATTTATAGAATATAATAGATTCTTGGGTCTTCCCACTAGTGTACAACTGCTCAGCGATAGAGAAAATTAACGTTACATAGGTAAGGTTCTCCATTAACCTAGATAATACATTAGCAATCGTGTCCTCTTTGCCAAGCTCCGCACAGCGAATTAGAAAAGAGCTAATCCTTCTACCATTCGGTTTCTCATTGACGAAACATTCTCCAACATACAAGTCATACAGAGCTCCCTCGGCATAACCAAGAGCCTTCGTAATTAGATCTATCTGCCGCACGGAGATGGGCTTCGGTGGATTATTGTTAAGAATTGCACTGATCACACCCTTATTAATCCCTGAAGCTAGTCCAAAACTACTGAATGTATGTCCAAAACTTGCTATATGATTTATAATTTCTGCTCGAATCGTGGTTGCAGGACTCATTCCATCACCCCTATAACAGAAAATTGATCTCAATAAATTGAGCCTAATTTAGTATTTTATTCTATATAATTACAATTATACGAATAAATTGATATACGGTCAATTAATACTCTACAAACAAAATATTATCGTATCAGTGTAGTCTATCATCTAAGATAGCCCTCTTTTTAAGTGTACAAAAAAACCACCAGAGGATCTTTCCTTGATGGTTGATGCTATCTTCTCAAGACTCTTTCATGACGATTTCTTCAGTCTTCACTTCGTCCACTATAACGTCAGGATCAGATTCATACAATTCCGACGATTCTTTGAACCATTGGAAGATGTTCATGACAAGTACTTTAAGTATCGCATAGCCGGGAACCGCTAATATGATTCCAACCAATCCAAAAATTTTACCAGAAACTAAGATCACAAAAATAATGGTAATCGGATGAATTTTCAATGTCTTCCCCATAATCTGCGGAGAGATAAACTTTCCTTCAATAAGCTGAACGATAGTCCACACAATAATCATCTTAACTAGCATAAATGGTGAAGTTACTAGTGCAACAATAATCGCAGGTGCAATAGCAATCGTAGGTCCCAAGTAAGGAACCATGCTAGTACAAGCTGCAATGATTGCAAGAACGACAGAATAATCAAGCCCAATTATAAGGTATCCAATATAGAGAAGTATTCCGATACAGAAGCTTACAATAATCTGTCCACGGATATATGAACTGATCTGATGGCTCATTTCGGTCATCACTTTATGGGTGCGCGAACGATATTTCACGGGAAGAAAGTGTAATATGAAATCAGGTAATTTCTTACCATCTTTCAGTAAATATACTAGAATAAACGGTGCAATAATAAAAGCAAGTACAAATTCTGTTACTGCTCCTACTACGTTACCAATTCCCTTAAATGTACTATTAAAGAATGTGGCTACTTTAGCTGAAATATCTTTAGTAAAATCTAGGATGTTAAAGCCGACATTTTGCTGTATTTGTGAGAATAAATCACTCCCAAACCAACTCTCGAATAAATCTTGTGCCTCTTTACTATACGAGGGAAAGTTCTCGATCAAGCCCATAATTTGCTCACGCACGATCGGAACAATCTCAACAACTAGAATCGTGACCAGACCCATGATAAGGACATAGACACATAGTATGGAATAACCTCTCTTCACCTTATAACGTTCCAATAAATCTACAATAGGATTCAGTAAATAATAGGCTACCGTAGCTATAATAATAGGCACGGATACCGTAGCTAATATAATTTTGAGTGGTTTAAATACAAATGAAACTTTGGTAAATACCAGAATAATTAAACCTATCATCAATAGCACAAATAAGAACGTAATGTGTTTCTGTTGAAGTAGCAACCTTGATCGCTTCTTCATCCCGTTAGGTGATTGATTCATCGACATTATCATATCCTTCTCAAGTTTATAGAATCAATTATAACTTATATGTTCCAATAGATTCCACTCCTTGGGTGTCACCAACGCTTTGGATAATTACCACTATACATTCGAAAGACAACGCTATGCGTATGACATCGTACAGAATATTAACGATTTCACCTACACCGGAGATCCGCTGAATAATGAAGTTATCACAACACCATTTACACAAGGAGAAATCTGACCAGCTAAGCGATTGTTTCTTATCTTCTTTCTTTGTAGATTACATATAAATTGAATTTTGAGGTAATCCTATAGATCACAGAAAGATAATGCTATAAGAATGAAGGTGATCCATGGATGGGCATTTCAATAGGAAAAATCAGTATTGTACAGACCATTATGATTCTGATGTTAAGTAACGGACTGATGACACACGTCATCATCAATCCTATGCTCCTCGATGCTTCAGGTAGAGATTCTTGGATTTCCATCGTGGTGTCCTTTATTATTTTCATACCTTGGTTCGTCTTACTAGTAGTGTTTATGAGAAAGTCAGGACAACAGAAACTGTTCCCATGGCTTATTTCGCGAACCAATCCAATCATCGCCTGGATACTCATCATTCCGATCTGTATACAACTTTATTTAATTGGTGGAACAACCGTATTTCATACAACAACATGGACTTTTACCAACTATCTACCCTCTACGCCAAAGCTGGTATTAGTAGTGGTCTTAGTTATTGTGTGCTTGTACTGTGCTAAGTTAGGCATTACCTCCATTGCAATAGTTTCTGGGATACTCCTTCCTTTTGTCGTTCTACTTGGTATTTTTGTGAGTATAGCGAATACGCCTCAGAAAGATTACGCACGATTGACACCCATGTTAGAACATGGATGGGGACCTGTATTTAACGGCTTAGTGTATATTGGGGGAGGTGTTACGGAGTTACTGCTTATTGTAGTCCTACAACACCATTTAAAATCCAAGATTCGCATGTGGCAACTCCTTTTAATTGGAACTATCTTAACTTTTATTTCATTAGGACCGATTATTGGAGCCATCACTGAATTCGGTCCAATAGAGGCATCTAAACAGTATCAATCCCCCTATGAACAATGGCGTCTTGTGAGACTCGGAGAATATATTGAACATATCGACTTTTTATCTGTGTTTCAATGGTTAGCCGGGGCAACGATTCGAATAAGTCTTGTACAGTATCTACTTGCGGATTTACTACCCTTTAAGAATCAAGTTATGAGGACTCGATTTCTTCTGCTCATTGCGACAAGTTACATTCTTTTGTCTTTGTTACCTATTAGTCAAAATGATTTCTATCTATGGGCGTACGAACTATATGTTCCTGCGACCTTATGTATAAGCGTGTTACTCACTTTATTTTTTCTGTATATTTCTATATTCACTAAACCGACAAAGGAGGGTTCCACTTGAACAATCATTCGGTCGAAGAAACGGAAGTACACTGGACTCCTCAAACACTAAAAGACATGTTCAAGCAATCAGACGATATACACATTTTCGTTCATCAATACGATGAGTCTCCATCTTCAACAGTGGTCCTAATATATAGTGATGGAACGATAGACTCTAGCCTAATAAGCCGTACCGTATTGCCTGAACTTCACGCATTGTATCGAGAGAATGAAGAATTCGTTCTTCATAATGGGTTAATGTTTGGATCTTTACAACTTGAACCTCTTCAGAATAAGGCTTCTGAAGAGACCCTCTATGAGGTCATATTTGAGGGTTCTCTTGTGCTTTTTTTTCCACAACTCAATACATTCTTAACCGTGAACATCAGTCAGATTCCCGGTAGAACGCCCGAAGAATCAAGCACGGAAATTTCTATTAAAGGTCCTAAGGATGGTTTTGTAGAGAGTATTGTTGTTAATGTTGCGCTCATTCGCAAACGAATTCGCAGTAAATCACTTTGTTATGATAAATTAATTCTAGGCAAAAGAACCAAAACGAAGGTAGGTTTACTCTATTTTCAAGATATCATTTCTCCTAAGATTCTGGCGGAAATTAAGCGAAGATTAGATAAGATTGATGTGGATGGCATCGCGGGTGTCGGTCATCTAGAGGAGATCCTAACCGATTCAAAGTACTCTCTTTTTCCATTACTTGATTTCACGGGTCGTCCGGACTTCGCGGTTAATTGTTTACTGAATGGAAGATTTGTCATCATTATTGATGGGAGTCCGATGGTACTGATTGGACCGGGAACATTCACTTTACTCTTGAAATCACCCGAGGATCTACATTTTAGTTATTATTATGTTTCATTTGTTCGACTCATTCGTGCGTTAAGTTTCTTATTATCTATTATACTTCCAGGACTATGGGTAGCATTAACTGCATATCACCCGGATCAGATTCCCTACTCTTTAATGGCGACTATTTCTAGTTCAAGGTTTGGACTTCCATTCTCATCACCAGTGGAAATGTTCTTACTTATCATTCTCCTTGAGATCTTTCGTGAAGCTGGGGTCCGATTACCGAGTTCAATTGGACAGACCTTAACGGTCATTGGTGGGCTAATCATAGGAGATGCTTCTATTCGTGCAGGTCTAGTATCTCCCTCTGTCGTCGTTGTTGGAGCGGTTACCGCTGTATGTGGGGTGACATTGGTTAATCAGACCCTAAGTTCAGTTGTTAGTATTGTGAGACTTGGATTATTTATGATGTCTTCTTTTCTGGGGATGTATGGTCTGGTCATGGGAGTGATCCTTCTCGTTATTTATATGTCAAGGTTGCAAACATTCGGAATCCCTTACCTATCCCCCCTTTCACCTCCTATTTTTAAAGATATAGCCAAGACTCTAATACGTTTGCCTTGGATCAAAATAATCCACAGACCACAAGATTTAAAAACCATAGACTCTGATCATCAAGGGGAAGATCCAACATGATATCACTAAGAAGGCTCTTCGGCATTGTTATTTCCCTGGCACTATTATCAGGTTGCTGGGATTCTAAAGAAATTCAGAACATAGCTTATGTCACTGCTCTGGGTTTTGACTATGTTGACGGAAAGTA
The nucleotide sequence above comes from Paenibacillus sp. IHBB 10380. Encoded proteins:
- a CDS encoding iron chelate uptake ABC transporter family permease subunit, with product MKVKLSFLFVIVIALIALFLLYDVGGHWDYVLPRRGKKILAMVLTGGAIAFSTIVFQTITNNRILTPSILGLDSLYMLFQTFVIYAFGSSHLTSADRNINFMISVLLMVGFSGVFYKILFRKEGHRNIYFLLLIGMILGTFFGSVSSFMEVLIDPNEFMMLQDKMFASFNNINSDLLIISIIAVIGVTVYFLQFIKYLDVISLGRDQAVNLGVNYDYVVKRLLVVVAILMSIATALVGPITFLGLLVVNVAHQFLKTYQHKYLIFGSILISIIALIGGQFIVEKVFTFSTTLSVIINFIGGAYFIYLLLKENKS
- a CDS encoding ABC transporter permease, whose protein sequence is MKKRYLLITLVVFSFISIFIGVKDISPMEIFHLTEDQIQTLVISRVPRLISIIIAGMSMSIVGLIMQQLTRNKFVSPTTAGTMDSARFGILVAMMVFSNATSIQKMLVAFVFALLGTFIFMKILDKVKYKDAIFIPLVGIMFGNVVGSITTFFAYKNDLIQNMASWLQGDFSVILKGRYEMLYISIPLVIIAYIFANRFTIAGMGEDFAKNLGLNYKQVVNIGLVIVAAVSSIVILTVGMIPFLGLIVPNIVTIYQGDNLKKSLSHTALLGAVFLLFCDILGRLIIYPYEISIGLTVGVIGSGIFIYLLMRRKAYA
- a CDS encoding C40 family peptidase; this encodes MLKPTQYLKKRPLIVVTCIILLLCISCSKTTKKQDTTPSANAAGTFTDQVLYTDYSGKTWIPLQHAAQSLGLRIKDSGNAVQMGYTDPMYQATLGQKKASSLGTSIQLKEVPIRWKGHLYVTPESLSQLLHTDVKWNQRYHQIEISPLHDVASPSKIQQKSLTIASTSGDMSELIAYAKTFLGVPYEFGAEPYEQSKTFDCSSFTRHVFKKFNKDLPRLARDQGKEGTSITRDNLSPGDLIFFTVPNRFKNNNIPGHVGIYMGEGKFIHTWGEPGVQISELDSGHWKEVILFMRRVT
- a CDS encoding DUF4023 domain-containing protein; its protein translation is MDSTHEFVKKLHDTQAKEERNKEHQGKGTPSDKLSNKKHSTNK
- a CDS encoding aspartyl-phosphate phosphatase Spo0E family protein; this encodes MNPITIYKLIESKRSELNTLASIYGVRDQRILVKSVQLDRIINVYMKKFQKEKIEYINNQNDKMTNSSRTKELIGML
- a CDS encoding AI-2E family transporter; translated protein: MNQSPNGMKKRSRLLLQQKHITFLFVLLMIGLIILVFTKVSFVFKPLKIILATVSVPIIIATVAYYLLNPIVDLLERYKVKRGYSILCVYVLIMGLVTILVVEIVPIVREQIMGLIENFPSYSKEAQDLFESWFGSDLFSQIQQNVGFNILDFTKDISAKVATFFNSTFKGIGNVVGAVTEFVLAFIIAPFILVYLLKDGKKLPDFILHFLPVKYRSRTHKVMTEMSHQISSYIRGQIIVSFCIGILLYIGYLIIGLDYSVVLAIIAACTSMVPYLGPTIAIAPAIIVALVTSPFMLVKMIIVWTIVQLIEGKFISPQIMGKTLKIHPITIIFVILVSGKIFGLVGIILAVPGYAILKVLVMNIFQWFKESSELYESDPDVIVDEVKTEEIVMKES
- a CDS encoding endospore germination permease; the protein is MGISIGKISIVQTIMILMLSNGLMTHVIINPMLLDASGRDSWISIVVSFIIFIPWFVLLVVFMRKSGQQKLFPWLISRTNPIIAWILIIPICIQLYLIGGTTVFHTTTWTFTNYLPSTPKLVLVVVLVIVCLYCAKLGITSIAIVSGILLPFVVLLGIFVSIANTPQKDYARLTPMLEHGWGPVFNGLVYIGGGVTELLLIVVLQHHLKSKIRMWQLLLIGTILTFISLGPIIGAITEFGPIEASKQYQSPYEQWRLVRLGEYIEHIDFLSVFQWLAGATIRISLVQYLLADLLPFKNQVMRTRFLLLIATSYILLSLLPISQNDFYLWAYELYVPATLCISVLLTLFFLYISIFTKPTKEGST
- a CDS encoding spore germination protein, producing the protein MNNHSVEETEVHWTPQTLKDMFKQSDDIHIFVHQYDESPSSTVVLIYSDGTIDSSLISRTVLPELHALYRENEEFVLHNGLMFGSLQLEPLQNKASEETLYEVIFEGSLVLFFPQLNTFLTVNISQIPGRTPEESSTEISIKGPKDGFVESIVVNVALIRKRIRSKSLCYDKLILGKRTKTKVGLLYFQDIISPKILAEIKRRLDKIDVDGIAGVGHLEEILTDSKYSLFPLLDFTGRPDFAVNCLLNGRFVIIIDGSPMVLIGPGTFTLLLKSPEDLHFSYYYVSFVRLIRALSFLLSIILPGLWVALTAYHPDQIPYSLMATISSSRFGLPFSSPVEMFLLIILLEIFREAGVRLPSSIGQTLTVIGGLIIGDASIRAGLVSPSVVVVGAVTAVCGVTLVNQTLSSVVSIVRLGLFMMSSFLGMYGLVMGVILLVIYMSRLQTFGIPYLSPLSPPIFKDIAKTLIRLPWIKIIHRPQDLKTIDSDHQGEDPT